In the genome of Psychrilyobacter piezotolerans, the window TCATAAAAAATATGGAGATTTGTATTATTCTTAAATTTTTACAACTTAATATTTTCGAAGAAGCTTATTTTCTAAGCCCCTTTTTATATACATTTTTTTATTCATTTATTTCCTAAAAGTAATTTTTTCTCTAAAAATTCTTTATCATCCAACTAAACTTCTTCTTTTTTACAAATATTCAAATTTATAATTTCCTAGATAATAAAAAAACTAGCAAAAATGCTAGTTTTTTTCAGTTTTTATTTTATTTTTGGAAATATAGCCATTCCGTATAGCGGTCCTGAATGAGAACCTATAGTCGATCCGACTTCACATCTTGATTGATAATCTACACTGCTGTATTTTTCTACGGATTTTCTGAGTTCGTCTGCATTTTCAGACTGATGTTTAGTTCCGCCCCAGCCAGTATATAATACTATAGACCCATTCTTAGCTTCCTGCCTAAGTAATTTCTCCATATATCTCATGGCTCCCTTGTCTCCAACAACTTTTTTCTCATTGTGGACTTCACCATCTTCGACTTTTAATATAGGTTTTATATTCAGCACCCCGCCAATTTTAGCAGATGCCTTACCTATCCTTCCACCTCTTTCAAGATATTTCAATTCATCCACAACAAAGTAGATCTTACCTTTATCCCTCATCTCTTCTACATTCTCTATGATCGTCTCAAAAGATTCCCCTGCTTTAGCCATCCTAGCTGCTTCTAAAACCAGGTGTCCAGATCCCAGCCATACGTTTTTAGAGTCAACTATGGCTATATCTTTTTCTTCCGGTAACATTCCACGGGCCACCTTGGCAGCCTGCTGTGTCCCACTTAATTTACTGGAGATCAAAATTGTGATTATCTTTTTATATCCTCTTTTCAGTAATCTTTGATATAAATTCTTGAATTCTGCTGGAGACGGCTGAGAAGTTTTCGGTATAACTCCCTCAGTTATGATCTTATGCCAAAAATCTGTTTTAGATATATCCACCCCATCTTTATAATATTTATTTCCATCAAATTTTATCTTTAGAGGAATAACATTCACCGACAGATCGCCGATGAGTGTTGGTGTCAGATCCGAAGTAGAGTCTGTGATTATTGCTATCTCAGGCTGATTTGGATCTTTATTCACTATATATATATAGTAATGATAATTTTCCTGTTTTCCTATATATTCCTCATGTTTTATACCTCTAGTATTTACTATAGCCCGATTTCCTTCATCTGTACTTTCGTTTCCTAATACTGCAAATATATTTAAAGTATTCTCATCTATATTTTCCTCATACAGGTCGGATATCAGATCCCTTATACTTTCATTTTCATACATGATCTTTCCATTCACCAAAGCTATGTAGTTTCCCTCGGTAATCATTAGATCTCCAACCTTTGTATTTCTTACAGCTTTTGTAATCTCAATGGATTTATTCCTTCTGGCATCTTTCACTACCTGTTCTAAATTTTCTGACTTATTCTCTACATAAAAGTTCCCTTCTAACATAGTTTTAGTCTCATAAACTTCTACATTTTTAGCTGCTCTTTCAGCTACTATTTTTGCAGCTGAAATAATATTCTTATTATTTGGCAGCAGCACTATTTCCTCTGCATCGATCTTAGCTATTGCCATTTCCATATCTGCTACACTCGGATTCTGTCCCTGCCCGCCAATAAGTACACAGGTAGCTCCAGATTTGATGAATAATTCTCCCATCTCGTAGGTATCAGCTATGGCAAAATAAGCTTTTTTTTCTGTATTTTCATTTTGAATCATCACATGAGCCGAGTTTTGATCCAGTAAATCTTCCTCTGCCAGGTGTAAACTTCTATGCTGTAACTCCATGTTATCTATCTTAATATTGTCTAATCCACCGTATTTCATAGCTATCTCCAATACAGCCCCGGGATTATTTGTATGGATGTGTGTTTTAGTTTTAGTGGAACTTTGAGCTACCACCATGGAGTCTCCCAGTTCCTTTATCTCTTTTTTTAAATCTTCTATGTTAAACTTCCCTGCCTGAACAATAAATTCAGTACAATATTTAAACTTAATATTAATATCAACATTGGTAGCTTCCAGCCTTTCCCTTCTATGGGCTTGGCTTTTCACTATTCTTTCCAGGTCTTTTAACATTTCAGGATCGGTTATTGATTTTTCAAATCCTTCAATAAGATAGAAAACACCCATTCCACCTGCATCTACAACTCCTGCTTCCTTCAATTTCAATAATTGATTGGGAGTTTCCTCTACAGCTTGGTGAGCCGCTTCCTTTACATATGAAAGGTATGGAATAAAGTTATCCTTTGGTCCATGATATTCCTTAGCTTTTTCAGCTATAACTCTGATTACAGTAAGCATAGTTCCCTCTACAGGGTTGCTTACAGCTTTATAAGCCAGTTTAGAAGCCTGTTCAAAAGATCTTGTAATATCATCTATATCCAGTTCTTCCTTATCTTCAAATCCATTTAAAAAACCTTGGATAATTTGAGATAAAATCGTACCAGAATTCCCCCTGGCTCCTAATAATATTGCTTCCGATAATAATTCACAAAATTCATGCATTGTAGGTTCATGGTTTAATTTTACCAATTCATTTTCTACAGCCTGCATAGTCATAGACATATTTGTTCCTGTATCTCCATCTGGTACAGGGTATACATTTAAGTCATTTAATATATCTGCATATTTAGACATCCATCTACTACCTGCTATAAATAACTTAATTAACCTCGTAACATTCAAGTGTTCTATCTTCATAATTTTACTCCTTCTTTTTACTTTTTACTCTTGTAGCTTTCTATAATCTTGCTCCAGATCCCATTGGCTTTTAATATGGTCTCTATAAATTCCCTTACAGCACCATATCCGCCATTATATCTGCTTTTAAAATGTGAAAATTCTTCTATATCTGATACAGCATCTGCTGTTATTCCCACATAACCTGCTCTCATCATAGCGGGGATATCATTGATATCGTCTCCCATATAGGCCACATTTTCATAGGTATATTCATATTTTTCGAGCAATTTATCCAGGGTAGCAATTTTATTTTCTACCCCTTGATATATGTCTGAAATTCCCAATTCTGAACCTCTATATTCTACTATTTTAGAACTTCTCCCAGTTATTATAGCTACTTTTATTCCGTATTTTATAGCCTGAGCTATAGCCATCCCATCTTTTACATCAAATGACTTTGTCTCTATTCCATTGTTATCATATGTGATCTTTCCATCGGTCATGGTACCGTCTACATCTAAAATTATTATCTTTATTTCCTTTAAATTTGGTTTCATTTTTCACCGCCTTAAAATGTTGGAGGAGTAACTACCCATATT includes:
- a CDS encoding DegV family EDD domain-containing protein, with translation MKIEHLNVTRLIKLFIAGSRWMSKYADILNDLNVYPVPDGDTGTNMSMTMQAVENELVKLNHEPTMHEFCELLSEAILLGARGNSGTILSQIIQGFLNGFEDKEELDIDDITRSFEQASKLAYKAVSNPVEGTMLTVIRVIAEKAKEYHGPKDNFIPYLSYVKEAAHQAVEETPNQLLKLKEAGVVDAGGMGVFYLIEGFEKSITDPEMLKDLERIVKSQAHRRERLEATNVDINIKFKYCTEFIVQAGKFNIEDLKKEIKELGDSMVVAQSSTKTKTHIHTNNPGAVLEIAMKYGGLDNIKIDNMELQHRSLHLAEEDLLDQNSAHVMIQNENTEKKAYFAIADTYEMGELFIKSGATCVLIGGQGQNPSVADMEMAIAKIDAEEIVLLPNNKNIISAAKIVAERAAKNVEVYETKTMLEGNFYVENKSENLEQVVKDARRNKSIEITKAVRNTKVGDLMITEGNYIALVNGKIMYENESIRDLISDLYEENIDENTLNIFAVLGNESTDEGNRAIVNTRGIKHEEYIGKQENYHYYIYIVNKDPNQPEIAIITDSTSDLTPTLIGDLSVNVIPLKIKFDGNKYYKDGVDISKTDFWHKIITEGVIPKTSQPSPAEFKNLYQRLLKRGYKKIITILISSKLSGTQQAAKVARGMLPEEKDIAIVDSKNVWLGSGHLVLEAARMAKAGESFETIIENVEEMRDKGKIYFVVDELKYLERGGRIGKASAKIGGVLNIKPILKVEDGEVHNEKKVVGDKGAMRYMEKLLRQEAKNGSIVLYTGWGGTKHQSENADELRKSVEKYSSVDYQSRCEVGSTIGSHSGPLYGMAIFPKIK
- a CDS encoding KdsC family phosphatase, with the translated sequence MKPNLKEIKIIILDVDGTMTDGKITYDNNGIETKSFDVKDGMAIAQAIKYGIKVAIITGRSSKIVEYRGSELGISDIYQGVENKIATLDKLLEKYEYTYENVAYMGDDINDIPAMMRAGYVGITADAVSDIEEFSHFKSRYNGGYGAVREFIETILKANGIWSKIIESYKSKK